GCGCTGACATAACGGATGCACACCCACGAGCTGGAGGTGAGCCAAGGGGTGGACCATCTACAGTTCTCACTTCACAGCAAATTCCCCAAGTGTGGGGACTGAGAAGGGTCACTGGCAGCTGTGTGctgccccccacctccccccGGCGGGGCTGTGACTCACCATGCCATTGGTGACGTCCAGGTCTAGAGCGCGTTGCTTCTGCAGCAGAGTCAgcactgagcccaggaagtcggcAGACATGGCCAGTTGGGACTTGGTGTTGTCACCCATGGGAGGCAGCTCTGGCATCGGTTTGGGAGACACAGCTGGCCGCCCCAGTGGGTAGTCGATGAGCCCTCCTCCAGCTTCCCCAACCAGCGTCtgggggagaggagaagaaaggggtCATGCGGAGGGAGAAGATGGAAAGAAGGGAACTGAAGGCTGGAGTGAGGCCCTGAATCTGCCTCCAGGCAGCCATTTTTGGTTAAACCCACTGAGTCTGAGTGGCTCTTTGATGTATGGTCCCAACTTTCCTCCAGTTTATGATAAAATGGAACATTTTGCAGTTCCTGTTTCATGGTCACTTACAATTACAGCCACAGTATGACAGATCCTCTCCAAACTCAGCCCTGCAGTGATGAACTAGCATGTGTATGCATCTGCACAATGTATATCTACCCTCCAAAGACCAGACTCCTCTTCACAGCCTATAAAGTGCTGGGTGATCCGCTCCATGAGACCTCTCCAGCCTCCAAGCCACTCTGCCTCTCACCTTCCCCCTGTATAGCCACCAGGGCCTTGTCAGTCTCCCCGcagcaccaccacccccaccgtGGGGCCTTCCCACAGGATATTCCCTTCCCCACATTCTTCCTTTGTTAAGTTCCACTCATTTGGCAGCTCTCAGttgaaatgtcacctcctccaggaagccctccttgacctccctgggTGGATCATATATTCCCTGCTTTAAGCTCTGATAGCCTCGGATCCTTGATCACCGTGCTCATGATTTAGAACTGTATATTtgtttgagtgatttttttttacgGTCTGTCCTCTCCAAAACATTCTAATCTCCATCAGGGCAGATACTTTGTCTTGTTCATCACTGTACCTCCAGCACTCAGCCCAGAGGCTGGCGTACAATGGGTGACCAATGAATCTCTCTTGAACGGATGTATGTTTTTGAATATATTAGGTGTGCATGCACAGGGGCTggaaatatatatgcatgcacagGTGCGCCTATATACACGGGGGCACGGATGTGCACCTGCATCTCTGTATCTGCTGGAGCCAGTATGGAGGCGTCTGTGTTCGTGAAGCCTAGGGAaagtacatatgtgtgtgtgccccATACAAAATTAGGGGCCGGATGCAGGCCAGTGCTGGAGAAGCCAGCTCATACCAGCTCACAAGGTCAGATTTCacacatctcttcccaactctgcatTCACTGACATCACGTTGGTAACTTGAAGCTGTCCATGGTGGGAGTTTTGATACCATGGAAACTGGCCAATGCTACAAATCAggactttttaataaaatcatgGAGAGCTGATGGTTAAATGCTTACTAGCATACCTCTGTCCACATTTATTCCTCCAGCACACCCAATCCCACAGCAGCAGCTCTTTTAGCACCTAGTAGTTTGATTACCTGGGTTCAGATCTCAGGTCcacatttattagctgtgtgaccttgggcaagtgatttaacctctctgtgcctcagtttcctcaataaGATGTGCCTCcctcatagggttgctgtgaggatagGCTGAGTTAATCGACACAAAGCATGCAGAacgagcctggcacacagtaagcatttGGAATGCTGGCTATGATTATGTTTTCTAACACAGCTCCGAGAAGGCCTTCTTCTAATCAGAAAGGGTCCTGTCAAGTGTTGCTTCCCAGGCATTCAGCAGAAGCCCTGGGAGGTCCTCGCTGATACTCCTGCCTTTGGGAGGAGGGCCACCACACCTTGCCCTGAACCCCAGACACTCACGTTGAGGTCCAGCTCCAGGAATTCCCCGGTCACAAGCGGGAGGCTGGAGAAGGTGTATTGGACGCTTCCCAATATCCCCAGAGGAATCAGAGCTGCAGGCAAAGAAGAGGGTCACGGGGAGGTCCCCTCACCATCCAGATGCCTTCCCTCTTTGTAcactggggctgggggtggacaAGTTAGGCCCAGGCTCCAGCTCCAGACACCATGAAAAGAGCAAAAGttctgggtttaaatcccagctctgcctcttccttGCTGTGTGAACCCAAGCAAGTCATTGCACTTCCTTGAACCTCAGttgcctcctctgtaaaatgggtttacTGTAACCTCTGGGACTATGTTGGCGGAGGGGGGCAGAGGCAATGATATCCTGGATGTTGATAAGCTTTGTAAACTCTGAAGTGCTGTGCACCAGGGAAGGAATTTAGGGTTCCACAATGCAGTGCTTAGTTGAATCTGTCATTTCCTTGACTGTGTAATGAACAGTTCCAGCTTCTGGGCTCTTCCCTCCTCATCTCTGGCCACAAAGGGAAGGAGATTTTCCTGTCTTGGAAAGCCATTCTCAGACTGCCTAGAGTCCCAGAGAAACGGGAGCACTATCAGAGAGGGCTGCCCTGTGTGGCTGTGGaggctgtgcactgcacaactcGAGGCACTGCTGTTCCACTGTAATCCATATGAAAGGAGGTCCCTGGAACGGTGCACTGCACAAATGGCACAGCCATACAGGGCAGGCTTGCTTTCAGGAATGTTCACTCAGAAATCCAGGGTCTGAGATGGTGGTGGAGCCTGGTTCTGAGGCCCTGGTCAGTCTCCACAGTGTGTCTCCTGCTAGTCACTCTCCAACCCCTCTGTGAACTGAGAGATTTGAGAGATGAGAAAAGTGGGAAGAGTCTCTCCAAGTTCACACAGCGGCCggggcagagctggggctcaAACCCAGCTTCCTGACTCCCAAGACAGAGCCATTACCTCCCAGACCCCGGCCGAAGCTCCTCTCTCTGGTACTCAGGGGGGTGTTTGGGAGCAAGAGTGAAAGCCAGGTGGCACCTCTCTTGTGGCATTAGCCACATGTCACTTCCAGGGCCTAACTAAGGGCAGGTTTGTGGCTCCCACCATGTTGAGCCCTCCTCCCAGAAAGGACCTGGTCCTTAGTGCCTTCCCCAGGGCTGCACCCAGAGCAGGCACTTGTAGATGTTGGCCAGTGAAGCAAAGCAGGGAGGACTTACAATCCACGAGGCCCAGCTGGTCGTTGACAAGACCCAGTACCACGTCCACGATGGGGCAGAGCTGCAGGGGAGAAACGGCACAAAGCCTTGGTGATGTTGCAGGGAGTCAGAGCAAGGGAGTCGGGGACGCAAGAGTAACGATAGCTAAAATTTACTGACtgcttgctctgtgccaggtactgtccTCGCCACAGCCCTGTGGGGAAGGCTGTCTCTAATTCCCACTTACGGATGGgaaaattgaggttcagaaaGGTGACGCAACGTGTCACCCGGTTAGGAAGTGCCCAAGCCGGGATTCAAACCTGGAACTATGCAATTCTCAAGCTCCCTCTCCTTACCCCTTCACTAATCTGTCCCTTCGTATTCCTCAGGGTCCTTCCCAGACCCTCCAAAAATATGCCCCAGGCCCTggctctctctgtccctctgggTTACCTGCAGGCCGCCAGGAATGGAGGCTGGACTATGGCCCCTTGGTCTGGGGGAAGCCTGTGCCCCTTGCTCCCATCCTGGGACAGCTTCTTACCAAGTCAGGGAGGACGCCGGCCAGGACCCGGTTCACTAAATTGTCCACGAGGTTGGGGAGAAGCCTAAGGAGACGGGAGCGGGAGGAGGTCAAGGCTCGCAGCCATGCAGGCCTCGCCAAGGCTGTCTACCCTGCGGGTCACTAGTCCAGGCTCTGAACAGTGAGAACCTCGGAGTGCTGGAAAATTGTTCAGAAAGCTGGGAGGACAGAGTACATTCACCTTGGACTGACTAGACAGGCCACCCAGGCAAATTGTTGGACTTTTCATGAATTCATTCGATCAATGAAGTTTCTGGAGCTTTACAATGGGTCACACCCAGGTTGTAATGTTGCTGATTTTCAACTGCAAAAGTCAGTCCCACCTGCTGATCTGATCTTCAAATTTGCTGCAACCTTATATTGTCCTCGCCAAGCGAAAATGAATGTGTTTATTTATGTAAGCATCTAACTCAGTAtctagtacatagtaggtgctcaataaatgtttatggaaggagggaaggagaaatacTGGCCAATAAAATGCGCTCATGTGGTCCACAAGAGAGGATGGATAGTTGGTGCTAAAACAATTGGGAGAGGtgatccattttacagacaaggaggCCGAGGTCCACAGAAGTAACCCAtgctgctcttctttttttttgagacagtctcagtttgttgcccaggctggagtgtagtggtaggatctccactcactgcagccttgaactcctgggctcaagaaatcctcctgcctcagcctcctgagtatctgggactacaggtgcacacaactgCACCCAGCTCTTAACTAACCCTCCCAACCTGTTAGTTAAGGAGGAAAATAGAGGATAGACAAGACATATAGATGGACAGACAGATTTTTGGTCTAAGAATTTGTTTCCAGGGGCCTGCAGTGATAAGGAGATGAAGGAAGCATGACCATCCTACACCAAAGTGTCCCTGACAGCTGAACCTCTTGAGAACTGCTTTCCGTCTCTCGCCTCCGAACACTGCCTGGGTCCCCCCTTCTGAGGTTGTGGCTGATTGTTCAGCCCTGCGCCAATTCAGCAAAGCAAAGAATTTCTTGAGATAAAGCCCTAATTAGAATGTTTCTTCCAAAGCTAACTATGCATTTCTCCCTTTTAAGTGGATTCACCTTGAGGGGCTTATCCTGGTTCCACCTCTCCTTAGATGATAAGGGCCttaagaatatatatgtgtgtgtatgcgtgcatgctttcgtgtgtgtgtgtgtgtgtgtgtgtgtgtgttgaggggatAGTTGGACTTTGCTTTATGTACATTCAGGGCACAAACTCTTCCTCTTCTGGGAAATTATCCAACGGGTTCATCAACCCTCCTGCGAAATGACATATGTAAAAGGTTAATCATTGTGACCTTACTTGTCAGGGCACAAGATTAGGCAAATTATATCCAACAATAGAGGACCGGCCAAATAAGCAATGGCTCATCCAGGCAATGGAATATTACGCAGCTGTAAAAAGTTAAACAAGGAAGCTCTCAATGTTTGGATGCAGAAAATTCTCCCAATAGggtaaatgaaaaaaagtcaaGTGTAAAACAGTGTTTATAGTATGTGTCCCTTTGCATAAAAGGAGGAGGGGAGATGAGACTCTATGTTCATATTTGTTTCATGTGTACAAAGAAACTGGAAGGAGAGTTGAGAGATGAATAACTGGTGAGCTTGGTGGGAGGTAGGCAGAGGGAGGCGGGATAGGAGGAAGCCCTGTGCTCTGTGCCTTTTTGTCACTTTATGTTTGTGAACCGTGTATTACCAAGTATATACTTCCTCGTGAAAATGcgaatttaaaaatctgtgaggTTTCCATGGGTTTCGCTCACCTCCTCTCCTTGCCTGGGCCCTGGGAACTGATTTTCTTTGCCTTCATTCTCTCTGAAGCAGAAGTAAAGCCTCTGAGAAGCCCACAGGAATCAGAAGGTTTGGGGTTCAAGTTGCACAATGAGTTTGAAGGGCTGGGGGGACTGGGCCAGAAGATGGATAATAATGGAGAGGAAGAAGCAGGGTCGGAGGCCTCCAAGAGAGAAGCCAAAGAAGAGGGCAGGGAGTGAAGAGAAAGAGACTCCGCTCTGAGTGTGTCCTCATCCAGGACCACCACCTGGGGACAGCATGCTGGCCAGTACATGGACACTTGACACCACTTTCCCAGAGGGTGGAGAGTTGGACATTTCGTAAGGAGCACGTCATAGGAAAACTCTCATCCCCTCACCAGGGTTGAATTCGGCAGAACCAAGTGGGAAATGCTCCTGCAATCTGGGGCACCAATGCACACACAACCCCTGTTGGACGTATGTTCATCAGCTCTCAAGATGTCCCAGCTGATGCACTGTTTTCCATTCATTATCTCAATTCCCGAAGGAAAAAGAAttaccccatttcacagatgaagaaactggagctcagagagggCAACAGAGCTACCCAAAATCACACAGCAAGGAACCATGAAACTGAGATGTGAGTCTCGGGCATGCTCCTGACCATTCAGATCGAAGCGTTTTCAAAGCTGGAAAGAATGTGTGTCACAATGacatattttccaggctggtcgAAGGCCCCATCCTGGGTTTGGAGGGGCAGCCCATGAATTCCCATCAGGCATGTACCAGGTCAGGAACAGAGGTGACAGTGCAGCCGGCTCAGCATGAGTGCTCACCACCCCACAGCATCATCATCCTGCCCACCCCAGTGCCTGTGGGTAAGTGAATGCAATGTTGTGTGCCAAAGACAGACCACTCCAGCAACCCCCAAGGCACTCCACTGCTGGCTGGCACTCACCCTCGCAGCAGCTTGACTTTGATGCCCCCTAGGAGGGTGTCACATCGCTCAATGACCAGCCGAGGATAACCCGTGCGTTCCATGGTCAACCGGACCTTGGCTGTGATGTTCACTTCCACTGCGATGTCCAGGAAGCCAATGAGACTGGAGGAGGCCAAGGGGCCAGGAAGACCATGAGTCAACCCCCAGCCACCAGGAGCCCTCCCTTGCCCAGGCCTGTCCTTGCTGCTCCTGCTGTCTGTTATGAAACTTGTTCATCTCTAAGGAACCCAAACCAGAAGTCTTCCCCGGTCCCTCAAGTCACATGTGAACAAGTCTATCTCCCCCTCAGCCCATGAGCTTCAAAGCCTGGGAACGGGGCTCAGCACACATTCTGGTTTCCAAGGTGACCCCCAATCGCCTAGCTTGGTGAACACGACCTCATCCCACACGGATAAGTCCACATAGAAGCCCACCCTCTGAGGTCCTCTAGTCAGCACCTCGTGCATGGAAGGCCCTATTCCAGGAGGCATTTTACTTGCCTTTCCCCACTTACAGCCACGGTCACCTGGAAAAGGGGGTGACCTCATTATCGCATTGCCAGTGAAGACACTGAGGTGACATTGGGgaactggcccaaggtcacatagcttatgggagagtcaggatttgaacccaagctaTCATCTGACTCCAGCCTCCCagattcacttatttatttagttattttgagatggagtttccctcttcttgcccaggttggagtgtaatggcgaggtctcggctcactgcaacctccgcctcctgggttcaagcgattctcctgcctcagccttccaagtagctgcaactacagggcacctgccaccacgccgatcccatttttgtatttttagtacagacggggtttcaccatgttggccaggctggtctcaaactcctgaccttaggtgatccgcctgcctcagcttcccaaagtgctgggatgacaggcgtaagccaccacgcctggcccagcctcccagaTCTTAACCACTGCGCTAGGCTGTTTTCACAGCTGACAGATGGCCTCTGGTCCAAGTCTGTGGGCATACGCTGGCAAAAGTTTAGGTCTTCCTAGCCTCTGTGTTATGGATACAGAGGCTGTGCCATAGGGTGGTGGGGACCCCTCCAGGGCCAAGGGCACACACCTCTTCCCGTTGATGGCCACACAGGTGTACAAACTCAGGTAGACACCCACGCCGGGCAGGAGCCTCACAGACACTTGAGGGAGGGTCAGCTCCACGATACGCAGCCTGCTCGGGACACAGAGCGGTGGGAAGAACGCCACTCCAACTACCACCCGCTCACCCGAGCACCCTCCCCTACACCCCTTTTCTCTGCTCCCCAACTGTTCCTCCTGACTCTAAAGACGCTAGACACCCGCAGTTCAAGGACAGaatgtggaaaacagaaaaattaaggcaaaaatgcCACGACCCGTAATCCCAATGCCCAGAGGCCCGCTGTGTGCATTCCATATATTTCCTTTGAATCTTTTCTGCATGTCAAGATGCCATTCCCTCCCTCTGCTCATCCCTGCCCCTCTTGCCTGGTTCACTCCGATACATGTAAGTTCCTCTTGCTTAATTCCCTCCTATACATTTTTCAGATTTCAACTTAAGgtcctcttcctccaggaagcctcccttgACCTCCCTAGGTAGGTGAGCTGCCCTGTTAGAGAGATTCTTATTTCTCCATGAACTTCTTGCCACTGTCGAaactgtatgtttatttttaggcTTCTTATCAATGCCCACGTACCCCATCAGCCTGCAAGCTCCATAGAGACAGGGAATGTGTCTTTTCTTGGCTTACCATTGGGTCACGTCCCCAGTGCCAACACAGTACCCTGCACATAGTAGGAGCTCTGAATAGTTGTTAAATTAAATATTGACTATGAGGAGCAGGCTGAGCATAACAGAActtatgatatatatgtatagttttaaAATCCTCTGGGTCTTTTCCACTACACTGTATTACTATGAccattctatagatgaggaaactgagactcagagagatgaTACCAATGGCCCAAAGTGACACACAAACATGAAAAGTTGAACTGGGTCAAACTTAGGACTGTTTCATGCCAAGACCCAAACCATGCAACTTGGGGCTCTTAAGACGTCCAATCCTGAGGCCAAGCCCTGAAGCGTGTGGGGCTCTGAAGACCTTCCCTCCCACAACTCCAGCTTCAGGGAGTGATCATCCCCGTTTGGAGGTGCACGGGGGCTTTCTGGAGAGAACCTGTCCCCTCCTTACCCTGTGATGCCTTGCACGGTGCTGAGGATGCCACCCTCGCCGAGCACGCCCAGGACACCCCCTCCTCCAAGAAGTCCTCCGTCACCAAGGAGACCGCCTCCACCGAGCAGGCCGCCTTGGCCTACCAGGATGCCATCGGCTGCCAGCATGCCTCCAGTGCCCAGCAAACCACCTGGGCCCAGCGCCCCAGTGGCGACTCCAGGTGGGATTTCTCCAGGCCGCAGCTCTCGCCGGTGAAGCCTGCCCACAGGTGCCGCCCGCTCAGCTGACCTGTATCGCCTGAGGCCCCTGTGGCTGCCATATGCATTCTCGGCACTGCGATAGCCGCTGTTTCGGAGGTCCCTGATGCTTTCGTCGGTCTCAGGGATCTCACCATATCGGTATTGGCCCCCCAGCTGAG
This genomic interval from Theropithecus gelada isolate Dixy chromosome 10, Tgel_1.0, whole genome shotgun sequence contains the following:
- the BPIFB4 gene encoding BPI fold-containing family B member 4, which gives rise to MRYSLFVIWEQRFKKGSSASMWTAWCVATLSVAAVCGTRQETNTVLRVTKDVLSSAISGTLQRSNTLHSALREVPLGVGGIPYNDFPVRGPPPVYTNGKQLGGYYAYGHIEAKDSTAQLGGQYRYGEIPETDESIRDLRNSGYRSAENAYGSHRGLRRYRSAERAAPVGRLHRRELRPGEIPPGVATGALGPGGLLGTGGMLAADGILVGQGGLLGGGGLLGDGGLLGGGGVLGVLGEGGILSTVQGITGLRIVELTLPQVSVRLLPGVGVYLSLYTCVAINGKSLIGFLDIAVEVNITAKVRLTMERTGYPRLVIERCDTLLGGIKVKLLRGLLPNLVDNLVNRVLAGVLPDLLCPIVDVVLGLVNDQLGLVDSLIPLGILGSVQYTFSSLPLVTGEFLELDLNTLVGEAGGGLIDYPLGRPAVSPKPMPELPPMGDNTKSQLAMSADFLGSVLTLLQKQRALDLDVTNGMFEELPPLTTTTLGALIPKVFQQYPESCPLIIRIQVPNPPSVTLQKDKALVKVLATAEVMVSLPNDVETTICLIDVDTELLASFSVEGDKLMIDAKLDKTSLNLRTSSVGSFDIGLMEVLVEKIFDLAFMPTMNAVLGSGIPLPKILNIDFSNADIDVLEDLLVLSA